Proteins encoded in a region of the Massilia sp. UMI-21 genome:
- a CDS encoding PDZ domain-containing protein, with protein MKPPYAQGRATTAPRLIASLLAAAFVLAGCGGGGGSPGAGTRPGQIAQQPTTPTTPGGTATPEDLNPNLLGDAFGTYWNLCAKPRTGLDLNGQPFPDRQGTLLDELKFLRAWSNEYYLWYNEIPNTYRMADFTNPIDYFDVLKTPALTASGQPKDKYHFTYATEEWEKLQNSGIDLGYGVTWKRNSATVPRTWLVTLVEPGSPADAAGLRRGDMLLKVDGVDFVNGGSASQVERINDGLFPDTAGTPHQFTLQRGGTTFDVTMTGADVSIDPVKNVQVLDTPTGKVGYLSFETHNAVSEKELVDAFSTFKQAAVSDLVLDMRYNGGGLLYIASELSYMIAGPAQTAGKIFERPQFNDKTPQQPAIPFRSTAYGFSSPNPVRAGTALPYLGLKRVTVLTTQGSCSASEAVINGLRGADIQVDVIGSTTCGKPYGFTPVPNCGTTYFSIEFKGVNDKGFGDFSDGLAPTCQVADDLSRPIGDRSEGLLAAALTYRETGACPPATRARQVPMEIVRHPAQEVSIYTRPRP; from the coding sequence ATGAAACCGCCATATGCACAGGGTCGTGCAACGACCGCCCCCCGCCTGATCGCATCGCTGCTGGCTGCGGCCTTCGTCCTCGCCGGTTGCGGCGGCGGCGGCGGTTCGCCGGGCGCCGGCACCAGGCCCGGCCAGATCGCGCAGCAGCCCACCACGCCCACCACGCCGGGCGGCACGGCGACGCCGGAAGACCTCAATCCGAACCTGCTGGGCGACGCCTTCGGCACCTACTGGAACCTGTGCGCCAAGCCGCGCACCGGACTCGATCTCAATGGGCAGCCGTTCCCGGACCGGCAGGGCACGCTGCTCGACGAGCTGAAATTCCTGCGCGCGTGGTCGAACGAGTACTACCTCTGGTACAACGAGATCCCCAACACCTACAGGATGGCGGATTTCACCAATCCCATCGACTACTTCGACGTGCTCAAGACGCCGGCCCTGACCGCGTCCGGCCAGCCGAAGGACAAATACCACTTCACCTACGCCACCGAGGAGTGGGAAAAGCTGCAGAACTCGGGCATCGACCTGGGCTATGGCGTGACCTGGAAGCGCAACAGCGCGACCGTGCCGCGTACCTGGCTGGTCACGCTGGTGGAGCCGGGCTCGCCGGCCGACGCCGCCGGCCTGCGCCGTGGCGACATGCTGCTCAAGGTGGACGGTGTCGACTTCGTCAACGGCGGCAGCGCCAGCCAGGTCGAGCGAATCAATGACGGCCTGTTCCCGGACACCGCGGGCACGCCGCACCAGTTCACCCTGCAGCGCGGCGGCACCACCTTCGACGTGACGATGACGGGGGCGGACGTGAGCATCGACCCGGTCAAGAATGTGCAGGTGCTCGATACCCCGACCGGCAAGGTCGGCTACCTGAGCTTCGAGACCCACAATGCGGTATCGGAAAAAGAGCTGGTGGATGCCTTCAGTACCTTCAAGCAGGCCGCGGTCAGCGACCTGGTGCTCGACATGCGCTACAACGGCGGCGGCCTGCTCTACATCGCCAGCGAGCTGTCCTACATGATCGCCGGCCCGGCGCAGACCGCCGGCAAGATCTTCGAGCGGCCGCAGTTCAACGACAAGACGCCGCAGCAGCCGGCCATTCCTTTCCGCAGCACGGCTTACGGCTTCAGCTCGCCGAACCCGGTGCGCGCCGGCACGGCGCTGCCTTACCTGGGCCTGAAGCGCGTCACCGTGCTCACCACCCAGGGCAGCTGCTCGGCCAGCGAAGCGGTGATCAACGGCCTGCGCGGCGCCGACATCCAGGTCGACGTGATCGGCAGCACGACCTGCGGCAAGCCCTATGGCTTCACGCCGGTGCCGAACTGCGGCACCACTTATTTCTCGATCGAGTTCAAGGGCGTGAACGACAAGGGCTTCGGCGACTTCTCGGACGGCCTGGCGCCGACCTGCCAGGTGGCCGACGACCTGTCGCGTCCGATCGGCGACCGCAGCGAAGGCCTGCTGGCCGCGGCCCTGACCTACCGCGAGACCGGCGCCTGCCCGCCGGCCACCCGCGCGCGCCAGGTACCGATGGAGATCGTGCGTCATCCGGCGCAGGAAGTGTCGATCTACACCAGGCCGCGACCTTAA